One Megalops cyprinoides isolate fMegCyp1 chromosome 4, fMegCyp1.pri, whole genome shotgun sequence genomic window carries:
- the LOC118776547 gene encoding VIP36-like protein isoform X2, with amino-acid sequence MATSMTDGDLVWKSSGFISGVICCRNMFTHTHWILLFLLITARQCWGDEGYEMEEFLKREYSLIKPYQGLGSSSSSHWDLMGTAMITTDHVRLTPDLQSRQGAVWSRIPCYLRDWELHVHFKIHGQGKKNLNGDGLALWYTKERMQTGPVFGNMNLFTGLGVFVDTYPNEEKHQERIFPYVSAMVSNGSLSYDHERDGRPTELGGCTAIVRNLNHDTFLLIRYARRRLTVMINIEGKQEWRDCLDVPGVRLPQGYFFGASSITGDLTDNHDLISLKLYQLTVPRSEQQEEEEEREEITIPSVDNMELLNVEIQEEGTSGVTLFFTVLFSLLGIFVLVVVGLVLYSRWKENSRKRFY; translated from the exons ATGGCTACCAGCATGACCGACGGAGATTTAGTTTGGAAAAGTAGTGGATTCATTTCTGGCGTAATTTGCTGTAGGAACATGTTTACCCATACACACTGGATACTTTTATTTCTCCTCATTACGGCGAGACAGTGTTGGGGCGATGAAGGGTATGAGATGGAAGAGTTTCTGAAGAGGGAGTACTCGCTGATAAAGCCGTACCAAG gtttggGCTCCTCAAGCTCTTCCCACTGGGATCTCATGGGTACTGCCATGATAACCACAGACCATGTGCGCCTGACGCCAGATTTGCAGAGCaggcagggggcagtgtggagccgCATT CCCTGTTATCTACGTGACTGGGAGCTCCATGTTCACTTCAAGATTCATGGCCAGGGGAAGAAAAACCTAAATGGTGATGGGTTGGCATTGTGGTACACTAAGGAGCGCATGCAGACCG GCCCAGTGTTTGGTAATATGAACCTCTTCACTGGCCTTGGGGTGTTTGTGGACACATACCCCAATGAGGAGAAACACCAAGAG cggaTCTTCCCATACGTGTCGGCGATGGTGAGCAACGGCAGTCTTAGCTATGACCACGAGCGGGACGGGCGTCCGACAGAGCTGGGCGGGTGCACCGCTATCGTGCGCAACCTCAACCACGACACCTTCCTGCTGATCCGATACGCCCGCCGCAGACTGACG GTCATGATTAACATCGAAGGGAAGCAAGAGTGGCGTGACTGTCTGGATGTGCCAGGAGTGCGGCTGCCTCAGGGCTACTTCTTTGGGGCCTCGTCCATCACTGGAGACCTGACAG ACAACCATGATTTGATCTCTCTGAAGCTGTACCAATTGACAGTACCACGCAgtgagcagcaggaggaggaagaagagagagaggaaatcaCAATTCCCAGTGTGGACAACATGGAACTGCTCAATG tggaGATTCAGGAAGAAGGAACGAGTGGAGTCACCTTGTTCTTCACAGTCCTCTTCTCCTTGTTGGGCATCTTTGTGCTGGTGGTTGTTGGCCTCGTCTTGTACAGCCGCTGGAAGGAGAACAGTCGTAAGCGGTTCTACTGA
- the LOC118776547 gene encoding VIP36-like protein isoform X1, translated as MATSMTDGDLVWKSSGFISGVICCRNMFTHTHWILLFLLITARQCWGDEGYEMEEFLKREYSLIKPYQGLGSSSSSHWDLMGTAMITTDHVRLTPDLQSRQGAVWSRIPCYLRDWELHVHFKIHGQGKKNLNGDGLALWYTKERMQTGPVFGNMNLFTGLGVFVDTYPNEEKHQEAQKKYTLHTQRIFPYVSAMVSNGSLSYDHERDGRPTELGGCTAIVRNLNHDTFLLIRYARRRLTVMINIEGKQEWRDCLDVPGVRLPQGYFFGASSITGDLTDNHDLISLKLYQLTVPRSEQQEEEEEREEITIPSVDNMELLNVEIQEEGTSGVTLFFTVLFSLLGIFVLVVVGLVLYSRWKENSRKRFY; from the exons ATGGCTACCAGCATGACCGACGGAGATTTAGTTTGGAAAAGTAGTGGATTCATTTCTGGCGTAATTTGCTGTAGGAACATGTTTACCCATACACACTGGATACTTTTATTTCTCCTCATTACGGCGAGACAGTGTTGGGGCGATGAAGGGTATGAGATGGAAGAGTTTCTGAAGAGGGAGTACTCGCTGATAAAGCCGTACCAAG gtttggGCTCCTCAAGCTCTTCCCACTGGGATCTCATGGGTACTGCCATGATAACCACAGACCATGTGCGCCTGACGCCAGATTTGCAGAGCaggcagggggcagtgtggagccgCATT CCCTGTTATCTACGTGACTGGGAGCTCCATGTTCACTTCAAGATTCATGGCCAGGGGAAGAAAAACCTAAATGGTGATGGGTTGGCATTGTGGTACACTAAGGAGCGCATGCAGACCG GCCCAGTGTTTGGTAATATGAACCTCTTCACTGGCCTTGGGGTGTTTGTGGACACATACCCCAATGAGGAGAAACACCAAGAG GCGCAGAAGAAGTATACCCTTCACACACAG cggaTCTTCCCATACGTGTCGGCGATGGTGAGCAACGGCAGTCTTAGCTATGACCACGAGCGGGACGGGCGTCCGACAGAGCTGGGCGGGTGCACCGCTATCGTGCGCAACCTCAACCACGACACCTTCCTGCTGATCCGATACGCCCGCCGCAGACTGACG GTCATGATTAACATCGAAGGGAAGCAAGAGTGGCGTGACTGTCTGGATGTGCCAGGAGTGCGGCTGCCTCAGGGCTACTTCTTTGGGGCCTCGTCCATCACTGGAGACCTGACAG ACAACCATGATTTGATCTCTCTGAAGCTGTACCAATTGACAGTACCACGCAgtgagcagcaggaggaggaagaagagagagaggaaatcaCAATTCCCAGTGTGGACAACATGGAACTGCTCAATG tggaGATTCAGGAAGAAGGAACGAGTGGAGTCACCTTGTTCTTCACAGTCCTCTTCTCCTTGTTGGGCATCTTTGTGCTGGTGGTTGTTGGCCTCGTCTTGTACAGCCGCTGGAAGGAGAACAGTCGTAAGCGGTTCTACTGA